DNA sequence from the Streptomyces sp. NBC_01264 genome:
CCGCCGCCGCCCGCCGGGCCGAGCGAGGGGCCGACCGCCCGCAGGGAGCCCGGGGTGCGCCCCTCGCCCCAGCCGATGTCCCGCCGGTAGCTGCCGAGCAGACCGCGGCCGGCGAGAGCGGCCTCGTCCCGTAAGGCCGGGTCCTCGGGCACCGGCCGGGTCAGCGGGGACACGAACAGCGCGTCCACCGGGCAGTTGGCCTCGCACAGGAAGCAGGTCTGGCAGTCCTCCTGCCGGGCGAGCAGCGGGATCCCCTCCGGCCCCCGCTCGAAGACGTCGGTCGGGCAGACCTCCACGCACTTGTCACAGGCTATGCACCGCTCGGCCGACACCAGCTCGATCATGCGACCAGCTCCGCCGGCCGCGTCCACACACGGTCGAGCCCGCCCGTCACGATGCGGTGGTGCTGCGCCGGGTCCTGCCCCGGGTGATCGAGCCGACGGGCCATCCCGCGGCTCTCCGTGCGGGCCAGCGCGGAGGCGTACATCCAGCGGGCGTGCGCCGTCATGGCCGCCGCCTGCCGGACCTTGACGAGCCCGGCGCCCTCCCCGCGCAGCGAGCGCACCTGTGCCCAGACCTCGTCGAGGGCGCCGAGCGCGCCGGTGAGGACGGAGCCGTGCCGCAGGTAGTTCTTGTCGTACGGCAGCACTTCCTCCTGCACGAGCCGTACGAGTTCCCGTGCCTCCCCGGGCCCGGCCGCGGACCCGGCGTCCCCGGCCGGGCGCAGGCCCGCCCCGCCGGCCCCGGTCACCGGCCGGAAGGCGGCCCGGCCCGAGCCCAGGGCGCGGGCGTACCGGGCCGCGCCCGCGCCCGCCCAACTGCCCGAGGACATCGCCCAGGCGGCGTTGTGGCTGCCGCCTCCGGTGAAGCCCCCGCAGATCTCCTCACGGGTGGCCGCGTCCCCGGCGGCGTACAGCCCGGGGACCGAGGTGGCGCAGTCCTCCCCGGTGATCCGGATCCCGCCGGTGCCGCGGACGGTGCCCTCGGCCAGCAGGGTCACGGAGAAGCGGTCGGTGAAGGGGTCGATGCCGAGCCGGTCGAAGGTGAGGAAGAAGTTCGGCTGCGCGAGCCGCATCGCGGCCTGGGCCGTGGCGTCGGCCCGGTCGAGGCGGGCGTAGACCTTGGCTCCGGTGAGGAGTTCGCGGGCGATGGCGGAGCGGCCGCCGAGGCTGGCGGCGCCCTCCAGGACCTCGCCGTCCTCCCGGTAGAAGGAGGCGAAGGAGTAGAAGGCCGTCTTGGTGACGGAGGTGCCCTCGGGGGCGATCCCGTAGGAGTTGGAGAACTCCATCCCGGACAGCTCGGCCCCGGCCTCGGCGGCGAACAGCGCGCCGTCCCCGGTGTTGGTGTTGGTGCCGAGCGCGCCGCTGAGGAAGGCGCAGCCGCCGGTGGCCAGGACGACGGCGCCGGCCCGGACCCGGTAGGGCTCGCCGGCCTGGCGGCGGTGGCCGGCCGCGCCCGCGACGGCTCCGTCCGCGTCGATGAGCAGCTCGGTGACCGGGCTGTGGTCGAGGATCCGGACCCCGGCGCGGCGGATCCGGATGCGCATCCGCCGCATGTACTCGGGCCCCTGGAGGCCGTTACGGAGCGGTCGGCCGTCGGGGCCGGTCGGGAAGGGGTAGCGCCCTTCGTCGGCCAGCTCGTTCATCCGGGCGTACGTCTCGTCGAGGACCCGGGACATCCACCGCCGGTCGGCGAGGTACCCGCCCAGCCCCTCGCGGCTCGCCATGGCGGCCTCACGGGCCGCCGGCTCCGGCGGGACGTACCAGACGCCGGTGCCGCCGGCGGCCGTCGCCCCGCTGGTGCCGCAGTAGCCCTTGTCGGCGAGGACCACGCAGGCCCCGGCCCCGGCCGCCTTGAGGGCGGCCCAGGAAGCGGCGGGGCCCCCGCCGACGACCAGCACGTCGGCGACGTGCTCGCTCACGCGTCGGCTCCGGCTCCGACGGCCGCCGCGGCTCCGGCCGTGGCGTAGCGGTTGGCGGGGCGCGGCAGACCGTAGTTCTCGCGCAGGGTCCGGCCGGTGTACTCGGTGCGGAAGAGCCCGCGGCGCTGCAGGATCGGCACGACCTGGTCGACGAAGTCGGTCAGCCCGGTGGGGAGCACGGGAGCCATGATGTTGAAGCCGTCGGCGGCCCCCTGGGTGAACCACTCCTCCAGCTGGTCGGCGATCTGCTCGGGCGTCCCCGCGAAGACGCGGTGGCCGCGGCCCGCGCCCAGCCGGGCGATCAGCTCGCGCAGGGTGAGGCCGTCGCGGCGGGCGAGTCCGGCGACGAGCGTGAAGCGGCTCTTGTTGCCGTTGACGTCCCGCTCCTCGGGCAGTTCGGGCAGCCCGCCGTCGAGCGGCAGACCGGTGAGGTCCACGTTCAGCATGTTGGAGAGCTGCGCGAGGCCGTACTCCGGGACCTGGAGATCGGTCAGCTGCTGCTCCAGGGCCTTCGCCTCGGCTTCGGTGGAGCCGATGACGGGGGCGATGCCGGGCAGTACGAGCAACTGGTCCTCGGTGCGGCCGTACTTGGCGAGGCGGGACTTGAGGTCCTTGTAGAAGGTCTGCCCGTCGGCGAGGGTCTGCTGGGCGGTGAAGACGGCCTCGGCGTACTGGGCCGCGAACTCCTTGCCGTCCTCGGAGGACCCGGCCTGGACGAGCAGCGGGTGGCCCTGCGGGGAGCGGGGCACGTTGAGCGGTCCGGCGACGCCGAAGTACTCGCCGCGGTGCGCGGCGGGGTGCAGCTTGTCGGTGTCGGCGTAGATGCCGGCCTCCTTGTCGAGGACGATCGCGTCGTCCTCCCAGCTGTCCCAGAGCTTGGTGGCCACGTCGAGGAACTCGCGGGCCCGCTCGTAGCGGAGGTTGTGCTCCAGGTGCTCGTCGCGGTTGAAGTTGCGGGCCTCGTCGACGCTGCCGGAGGTGACGATGTTCCAGCCGGCCCGGCCGCCGCTGATGTGGTCGAGGGAGGCGAACTTCCGGGCGGTGTTGAAGGGCTCGTTGAAGGTGGTGGAGACGGTGGCGATGAGCCCGATGTGCTCGGTGACGGCGGCGATCGCGGAGAGCAGGGTCAGCGGCTCGAAGCCGCCGACGGCGTTGTACCGGGCCTTGCCCCAGAGGGCCACCCCGTCGGCGAAGAAGATCGAGTCGAGCCGGCCGCGCTCGGCAGTGCGGGCCAGTTCCTGGAAGTAGCTCAGATCGGTGATCCGTTCGGGGCTGCTGGAGGGGTGGCGCCAGGCGGCGTCGTGGTGCCCGGCGTTCATGAGGAAGGCGTTGAGGTGGAGGGTCCGGGGTGCGGTCATTTCATGTCCTCGGGGAGACGGGCGGCGGCGGGGCGCACCCGTGGGAAGTGGGCAGGGCGGGGCGGGGGCGGGGGCAGGGGCAGGCGGGCACAGGCCGAGGCGGGACAGGGCCAGGCGGTGGCCTCAGCGCCTCAGGACGGGACGCGCCAGGTGCTCAGGCGGCGTTCGATCGCGACGAGGACCTGGTTGAAGGCGAGGCCGATCGCGGAGATCGTGACGATGCCC
Encoded proteins:
- a CDS encoding LLM class flavin-dependent oxidoreductase yields the protein MTAPRTLHLNAFLMNAGHHDAAWRHPSSSPERITDLSYFQELARTAERGRLDSIFFADGVALWGKARYNAVGGFEPLTLLSAIAAVTEHIGLIATVSTTFNEPFNTARKFASLDHISGGRAGWNIVTSGSVDEARNFNRDEHLEHNLRYERAREFLDVATKLWDSWEDDAIVLDKEAGIYADTDKLHPAAHRGEYFGVAGPLNVPRSPQGHPLLVQAGSSEDGKEFAAQYAEAVFTAQQTLADGQTFYKDLKSRLAKYGRTEDQLLVLPGIAPVIGSTEAEAKALEQQLTDLQVPEYGLAQLSNMLNVDLTGLPLDGGLPELPEERDVNGNKSRFTLVAGLARRDGLTLRELIARLGAGRGHRVFAGTPEQIADQLEEWFTQGAADGFNIMAPVLPTGLTDFVDQVVPILQRRGLFRTEYTGRTLRENYGLPRPANRYATAGAAAAVGAGADA
- a CDS encoding FAD-dependent oxidoreductase, with product MSEHVADVLVVGGGPAASWAALKAAGAGACVVLADKGYCGTSGATAAGGTGVWYVPPEPAAREAAMASREGLGGYLADRRWMSRVLDETYARMNELADEGRYPFPTGPDGRPLRNGLQGPEYMRRMRIRIRRAGVRILDHSPVTELLIDADGAVAGAAGHRRQAGEPYRVRAGAVVLATGGCAFLSGALGTNTNTGDGALFAAEAGAELSGMEFSNSYGIAPEGTSVTKTAFYSFASFYREDGEVLEGAASLGGRSAIARELLTGAKVYARLDRADATAQAAMRLAQPNFFLTFDRLGIDPFTDRFSVTLLAEGTVRGTGGIRITGEDCATSVPGLYAAGDAATREEICGGFTGGGSHNAAWAMSSGSWAGAGAARYARALGSGRAAFRPVTGAGGAGLRPAGDAGSAAGPGEARELVRLVQEEVLPYDKNYLRHGSVLTGALGALDEVWAQVRSLRGEGAGLVKVRQAAAMTAHARWMYASALARTESRGMARRLDHPGQDPAQHHRIVTGGLDRVWTRPAELVA
- a CDS encoding 4Fe-4S dicluster domain-containing protein, whose translation is MIELVSAERCIACDKCVEVCPTDVFERGPEGIPLLARQEDCQTCFLCEANCPVDALFVSPLTRPVPEDPALRDEAALAGRGLLGSYRRDIGWGEGRTPGSLRAVGPSLGPAGGGGTAPPITS